The stretch of DNA CGCCGACCTATGGCATCTACATCGCCGGCCTGGTGTTCCAGTGGCTAAAAGCGCAGGGCGGCGTGGCCGAGATGGAGCGCCGCGCCAAGGCCAAGGCCGAGCTGCTGTACGCCGCGCTGGACGTCGACGATTTTTATCAGAATCGCGTGGCGCTGCCCAACCGTTCGCGCATGAACGTGCCTTTCTACCTGAAGGACGAGAGCCAGAACGAAGCATTCCTGGCCGGCGCCAAAGCGCGCGGGCTGCTGCAACTGAAGGGCCACAAGTCCGTCGGCGGTATGCGCGCATCGATCTACAACGCGATGCCTATCGAGGGCGTGCAAGCGCTCGTAGACTACTTGAACGAATTCGCTGGCCGATAATTCCATGAACGATAAACTCAAACCCTTGCGCGAACGGATCGATTCGATCGACGCCCAAATCCTCGACCTGCTGAACCAGCGCGCCAAAGTCGCGCAGGAAGTGGGCCATGTCAAAGCCGAAACCGGCGCGCCGGTGTTCCGTCCAGAGCGCGAAGCCCAGGTGCTGCGCGGCGTGGCCGACCGCAATCCCGGCCCGATGGGCAACGCCGAACTGCAAACCATCTGGCGCGAAATCATGTCCGCCTGCCGTTCGCTGGAAAAGCGCGTCACCGTGGCCTTCCTCGGCCCGGCCGGCACCTACAGCGAACAGGCGGTGTACGAACAATTCGGCACCGCCGTCGATGTGCTGCCGTGCGCCTCGATTGACGAAGTGTTCCGCGCCACCGAAGCCGGCACCGCCGAATTCGGCGTGGTGCCGGTCGAGAATTCGACCGAAGGCGCGATCGGCCGCACGCTCGACCTGCTGCTGCATACGCCGCTGACCATCAGCGGCGAAGTGTCGATCGCCGTGCGTCACAGCCTGCTGACCGGCAGCGGCAATATGGACGGCGTGACCGCCATCTGCGCCCACGCGCAGGCGCTGGCGCAGTGCCAGATCTGGTTGAACAATAACTACCCGGACCTCGAACGCATCGCCGTTTCCTCCAACGCCGAAGCGGCACGCATGGCGCGCGACGACCACAAGCTGGCGGCGATTGCCGGCGAACGCGCCGGCGTGCGTTACAGCCTGGGCACCGTCAAGGCCAACATCCAGGACGACCCGCACAAC from Duganella dendranthematis encodes:
- the pheA gene encoding prephenate dehydratase, with amino-acid sequence MNDKLKPLRERIDSIDAQILDLLNQRAKVAQEVGHVKAETGAPVFRPEREAQVLRGVADRNPGPMGNAELQTIWREIMSACRSLEKRVTVAFLGPAGTYSEQAVYEQFGTAVDVLPCASIDEVFRATEAGTAEFGVVPVENSTEGAIGRTLDLLLHTPLTISGEVSIAVRHSLLTGSGNMDGVTAICAHAQALAQCQIWLNNNYPDLERIAVSSNAEAARMARDDHKLAAIAGERAGVRYSLGTVKANIQDDPHNRTRFAVIGSLQAGPSGEDRTSLALAAPHKAGSIYRLLGSLAQHGVSMTRFESRPARTGTWEYYFYVDVQGHVQDPAVAGALAELQSNAAFFKVLGSYPVSLT